The window ACTACCTATCTTTAACGACGACACAaagggagaaaaaaaaaattcacgcatatatacatatatggATAAAGCTATATTAAAAGGGCTTTGTGATAAGCTATACGAAAAACGTAAAAATGCCGCTTTAGAATTAGAGAAGGCTATCAAGAAATCCATTGACGAACATAATACtgaaaaaatagaaattgTAATCAATGAATTATCAGATCCAGACTATCCTTTATCTGTAGAAAAATCTGTTGCAAGAATTGCTAGATTAATGGGGTTAGCGGCAGTCTCGATAGCACTTGGCCCTATTAACTTACCAAGTTATTTATCCCACATTATACCATCTGTTCTTATTTGTTTTGCTGACCAAAATGATCAAGTAAGATTTTACGCATGTGAGAGTCTGTACAACATTTCCAAAATTGCCAAAGGTGAAATCttagtttattttaatgaaatatttgatattttgtGCAAGATAACTTCAGACCAGGTTTCTTCAGTAAAAGGTGCAGCAAGTTTATTGGATAAGCTAATCAAAGATATTGTCAGTGAATTTGCATCTAGCTATGTTAGTGTAGTAAACAATGATCCTAAAGATCTACCACCAGCAACAAAGATAAATTCACTCACTGGCGACGTCTTACAAGAGCGTTATGAACAAGAccctaaaaataatttggcATTTTCTTTGCCTCATTTTATTCCACTACTAGAAGAGAGAATATATGCCAACAATCCAAATACTAGAATGTTTTTAGTTTCCTGGTTACAAGTTATTTCAGATTCACCCGATTTAGAATTGATATCATATTTACCCTCCTATTTGGGAGGCTTATTTACATTTTTGGGAGATTCTCATAGAGATATTAGGGTAGTTACtgcaaatttattaaaccaaatattgcaagaaattaaaagagtCTGCGAAATTAAAGCTTTACTGAAGGCCAATTTGAAACAGCAGCCTCAAAAACAGCCAACAAATAGATTACCTAGCGATGACATTGCCAACAAGAAGATCATTGAAGGACCCTTGATAAGTgagagaaagaaaactTTAATGAATGCTTTTGAGCAACTGTCTATGGGTGATTTAGATGGCACTAAATCTAATGCTACTATTGGcactactaataatggCACTGCCGTTACTGGTGCTAATACCATTGGCGCCACTACTGCTACcaatactactaataatagcagtaacggtaataatagcaatactATAAGTTCTTCAGGAATAAATAAGAGTGAAAGTGTTAATACCACAACAACTTCTGCTGCCTTATCACAgaataatgaaaaacacGACGACGGCATAGAGCAACAACAAGTACAGACAAGTGATCTGAATTCTGCCACACTATCTATAGGAAATATAAGAAATGGCGAAGAATATGTTCCCGGCCAAGACATTCATTTagattttccaaaaattataaCTGTGCTAATCAATAGTCTAAATTCATCTGAACCTGATGTTCAAATAGTAGTTTTAAAGTGGCTAGAGATAATTTTGGAATTATCACCAAGGGATTTTTTACAGTGCTTATCAAGATTGTTGGCCTTATTGTTAAAGCATCTGAGCGattcaaacaaaaatatcagCGAAAGTGCTGCTAGAGTAAACTATAAGTTAATGGATCTAACTAGTAAATTTGACTACAAAAGCTCCAAAAATTATTCATCAATGGTCAATAACTTGTCTTTAAATTTCAGAGAGGGGAATGCCACTACAAAAGTTGCCTGCTTGGACTGGTTAATATTCATTTACAGAAAAATGTCAGATGACCAACTACTGGATCACAACGATAGCATTTTTTATACACTTTTAAAATCGCTATCCGATGAAGACAATAGGGTTGTTTCAAAATCCTTGGAATTATTAAGCATTATGTGTAGCAATGGTAACAATGAACaatatttccaaaattttCTGGTTAAAGTTCTAGATCTCTTAAAAAACGAGTTTGGTATGTTAAAAACTAGGacaaattttatattaagGCAATTGTGTGCAAAGCTTTCTGCCGAACCTGTGTATAAGATTACCTCACAATTATTGGACAAACGTAGCAAAGATGATTTACCCTTTGTACGTATGATGATTCAAATCATGAGCACAGATTTAATTGTTGCTCCTGAGCTAGGAcctttaagaaaaaaattgaaaaggaATGAAGATTGGTCTTTCTTTAgtataattttcaaatgttGGTGCCATAATCCCTCATCTTTATTGAACCTATGCCTAATTTCCGGAAATTATGAATTGGCCTACAACGTTCTTCAACAATTTGTGGAAAACGATTTAATTTctgtaaataatttattacaGTTGGATATATTGGTTCAATTTTTAGAGTCACCTGTTTTTGCGAGTTTGAGGTTGCATTTATTGGAATATGAACAGTATCCGTACTTGTACAAGTCTTTATATGCCatattaatgatattacCACAATCAAAAGCTTTTCATACTCTAAACACAAGACTAAACAGTATAACTAAACTAATTTCGATTACAGAatcatcatctttatcGTTAAACAAACGCAATCTATCCCAGTCCCATTTCCCACGACACGAATCCAGCGCCAGTTCAACGCAGTCATTATCTGCATGCTCTAGCAAATCATTGATACAAAATTCTTTCCaactttttgatttattagaTTACTTCAAAACTGTCTGTGCAGAAGACTCACAAACACTGGAAAATGGAACTTGTAACAATGGTAGCGATTCTAAAACCAATAATGAATATAACAGAATGGATTCAATACATACTGTTTGCGAGCCTGACACACAGACAACTGATGAAATTGCTACTCCTAAGTTAAGTAAGAGCACCTTTGAAACAACAAATCCAGCAGATATCTTAAACCAGCATTTAACCAATTTAGCACCTACAACTGCCGTTGAAGATGATTCTGTATCTGTAATATACAGACCGCCACCAAGCTCCAAGCAAGATTTGTAAGTAAGTAAATAAACGAATAACTACAAACGCATACGTTGTCAATTATTATCGTatacattatatataattatatttgcTCCGTTAACAGCAGAAAAGGAGGAAGGAAGGAAGGAAGGAAGGAAggaaaagaggaaaaaaaaaaaaaaattacatagTTTCATCTCGAAAATTGGCAAAATTATTacatcttttaatttgtaaCTGTATGGCTTTATTActagcttttttttcaagctGTTGCATTTTTGATTGTACCTTTTCGTATTCTTTCTTAGTCAATCCGCCTGCTAACCTTCTATCAAAAGTAGAAACTGCGGCCAGGgctttttctcttctagctttcttcttttctaatAACTTCATTTTATagttattttgtttgtcTTCTTCGTTAGAACTGCCCTCTGTATTGGATTTGAAAGCTACTTcagatattttttgtatttcaTTTTCCTCCCCCCtttcttcaattttaaattggACGTTATTTTTGGATTGCTTAAGAAAGTTAGAGTTATGATTGTTATCGGAATTTAACGGCGAATAATCATAATAGTCTTCGAACAAAGCTTTTTCTCTTAATGTCTCATAGGGCATTTTACAATGCCTTTTGGAATCCATGTGTGCCCTTATACTTTCAAGCGTCGAGCCTTGAAAGTTACAACATAAACAATGTTTttcagcaacaacaatatctATCAAAAATTCCAATAAACCTTTTAAATCCACTAAAAAGGATCTTTCAGGGATATATAAACCATGATTTTGAAACATATGCCTTACATTTAAttcaa is drawn from Saccharomycodes ludwigii strain NBRC 1722 chromosome V, whole genome shotgun sequence and contains these coding sequences:
- the VAC14 gene encoding Vac14p (similar to Saccharomyces cerevisiae YLR386W | VAC14 | VACuole morphology and inheritance mutant) produces the protein MDKAILKGLCDKLYEKRKNAALELEKAIKKSIDEHNTEKIEIVINELSDPDYPLSVEKSVARIARLMGLAAVSIALGPINLPSYLSHIIPSVLICFADQNDQVRFYACESLYNISKIAKGEILVYFNEIFDILCKITSDQVSSVKGAASLLDKLIKDIVSEFASSYVSVVNNDPKDLPPATKINSLTGDVLQERYEQDPKNNLAFSLPHFIPLLEERIYANNPNTRMFLVSWLQVISDSPDLELISYLPSYLGGLFTFLGDSHRDIRVVTANLLNQILQEIKRVCEIKALLKANLKQQPQKQPTNRLPSDDIANKKIIEGPLISERKKTLMNAFEQLSMGDLDGTKSNATIGTTNNGTAVTGANTIGATTATNTTNNSSNGNNSNTISSSGINKSESVNTTTTSAALSQNNEKHDDGIEQQQVQTSDLNSATLSIGNIRNGEEYVPGQDIHLDFPKIITVLINSLNSSEPDVQIVVLKWLEIILELSPRDFLQCLSRLLALLLKHLSDSNKNISESAARVNYKLMDLTSKFDYKSSKNYSSMVNNLSLNFREGNATTKVACLDWLIFIYRKMSDDQLLDHNDSIFYTLLKSLSDEDNRVVSKSLELLSIMCSNGNNEQYFQNFLVKVLDLLKNEFGMLKTRTNFILRQLCAKLSAEPVYKITSQLLDKRSKDDLPFVRMMIQIMSTDLIVAPELGPLRKKLKRNEDWSFFSIIFKCWCHNPSSLLNLCLISGNYELAYNVLQQFVENDLISVNNLLQLDILVQFLESPVFASLRLHLLEYEQYPYLYKSLYAILMILPQSKAFHTLNTRLNSITKLISITESSSLSLNKRNLSQSHFPRHESSASSTQSLSACSSKSLIQNSFQLFDLLDYFKTVCAEDSQTLENGTCNNGSDSKTNNEYNRMDSIHTVCEPDTQTTDEIATPKLSKSTFETTNPADILNQHLTNLAPTTAVEDDSVSVIYRPPPSSKQDL
- the REH1 gene encoding Reh1p (similar to Saccharomyces cerevisiae YLR387C | REH1 | REI1 Homologue), whose product is MNSITTVPTTTLFTCNSCMIQFVSSDLQRFHMKTEWHRYNLKRRVAGLPSVSANEFSEKLKVSEKQHSLNQVDEFGFAVLKPIKDKRKKKPAKNTEVLNTVEFLDDLSPQKLSEFSDSELSSGFDEETASELGYTSESAFELTDEDPSDFSSSSDDEYSTSSNDDYESAYSLTDCIFCGVHNKEIELNVRHMFQNHGLYIPERSFLVDLKGLLEFLIDIVVAEKHCLCCNFQGSTLESIRAHMDSKRHCKMPYETLREKALFEDYYDYSPLNSDNNHNSNFLKQSKNNVQFKIEERGEENEIQKISEVAFKSNTEGSSNEEDKQNNYKMKLLEKKKARREKALAAVSTFDRRLAGGLTKKEYEKVQSKMQQLEKKASNKAIQLQIKRCNNFANFRDETM